Proteins from a genomic interval of Chroococcidiopsis thermalis PCC 7203:
- a CDS encoding ABC-2 family transporter protein has protein sequence MLEYRAELFLWALSGSLPLILMGVWTQAAQSGQFGLTPIDFARYFLTVFLIRQFTVVWVIWEFEKEVVEGRLSPRLLQPLDPVWHHVFSHISERFARLPFAIALVGLFFFLYPQAFWIPSLGSSILFIIAVLLAFTLRFLIQYTFALFAFWTERANAIENFWFLFYLFFSGLIAPLETFPPIVRNIVLWTPFPYLIHFPTSLIVGLPENVGRGFLITVGWCALFFGLNRWLWRRGLKQYSGMGA, from the coding sequence ATGTTGGAATATCGGGCAGAGCTATTTTTATGGGCTTTGTCTGGTAGCCTACCGCTGATCTTAATGGGGGTATGGACGCAAGCAGCCCAAAGCGGACAATTCGGCTTAACGCCTATAGACTTTGCCCGTTACTTCCTCACAGTATTTCTGATCCGACAGTTTACTGTGGTGTGGGTCATTTGGGAATTTGAGAAAGAAGTCGTCGAGGGACGGCTATCTCCCCGCTTGCTTCAACCTTTAGATCCGGTATGGCATCATGTATTTTCTCATATCTCTGAAAGATTTGCTCGCTTACCATTTGCGATCGCCCTGGTCGGTTTGTTTTTCTTCCTCTATCCGCAAGCGTTTTGGATACCGAGTTTAGGTAGTTCGATCTTATTTATAATTGCCGTTCTGCTGGCTTTTACTCTGCGGTTTCTAATCCAATATACTTTTGCTTTGTTTGCTTTTTGGACGGAAAGAGCAAATGCGATTGAAAATTTCTGGTTTCTATTTTATCTGTTTTTCTCGGGTCTAATTGCACCTTTAGAGACGTTTCCGCCAATTGTGCGCAATATTGTTCTATGGACTCCTTTTCCCTATCTGATTCATTTTCCTACTTCCTTAATCGTGGGTTTACCAGAAAATGTAGGGCGGGGTTTTTTAATTACAGTAGGTTGGTGCGCGCTATTTTTCGGCTTAAATCGTTGGTTGTGGCGACGGGGGTTAAAGCAGTATTCTGGGATGGGAGCTTAA
- a CDS encoding transposase, with amino-acid sequence MYGYQQILLHPENELEAILEFVCKTANSLINCGIYYARQIYFKTKKFLGKYDLEAEYKTNKHFKALHSQAAQQVLRSVSESFESFKKLKQAFNRGKIVDKPKPPKYRKSGGFALVSYPKQALKLVDNQIRIPLGKQVKCWFGLDCFFVPMPSNLNFADIKELRILPRNRCFYVEFIYKTNIVEVDVDSNNVLGIDPGLSNWLTCVSNVGTSFIVDGRHVKSLNRWYNKQVSTLKENKSQGLWSNRLAAITEKRNRQMRDAINKAARLVINHCIENRIGTVVFGWNQGQRQEVKLGKSTQSFVQIPTAKLKKRVSQLCQQYGIKFVETEEANTSAASFLDNDTLPKHGEKPTNWRASGKRVKRGLYRTANNWYVNCDAQAAANIIRKVAVTLGLDLSGIGRGSLTAPQRIRLWSVKQKRSGVVSTHHVASV; translated from the coding sequence TTGTACGGATACCAACAGATTTTATTGCACCCAGAAAATGAACTAGAAGCGATTCTTGAGTTCGTCTGCAAAACCGCTAACTCTTTGATTAATTGTGGCATATATTATGCCCGTCAAATCTACTTTAAAACTAAAAAGTTCCTTGGTAAGTATGATTTAGAAGCAGAATATAAGACCAACAAACATTTCAAGGCACTGCACTCGCAAGCAGCCCAACAAGTGTTAAGGTCTGTATCTGAATCATTCGAGTCATTCAAAAAGTTAAAACAAGCTTTCAATCGAGGGAAAATAGTAGACAAGCCCAAACCGCCTAAATATCGTAAGTCGGGAGGTTTTGCGCTCGTCTCTTATCCCAAGCAAGCACTCAAGTTGGTAGACAACCAAATCAGAATCCCGTTGGGAAAGCAAGTTAAGTGCTGGTTTGGGCTGGATTGTTTCTTCGTGCCGATGCCGTCAAACCTGAACTTTGCCGATATCAAAGAACTGCGAATACTGCCAAGAAACCGCTGTTTTTATGTTGAGTTTATCTACAAAACTAATATTGTTGAGGTGGATGTAGACTCAAATAACGTGCTAGGTATTGACCCTGGCTTAAGCAATTGGTTGACTTGTGTTTCTAACGTTGGTACTAGTTTTATTGTTGATGGTAGGCACGTTAAATCGCTGAATCGTTGGTACAACAAACAAGTTTCTACACTTAAAGAAAACAAATCTCAAGGCTTGTGGTCTAATCGTCTTGCCGCAATAACTGAAAAACGCAATCGACAAATGAGGGACGCGATAAATAAGGCAGCTAGGTTAGTTATTAATCACTGTATTGAAAATCGCATCGGCACAGTAGTATTTGGCTGGAATCAGGGACAAAGACAAGAAGTTAAACTAGGCAAATCGACTCAATCTTTTGTGCAAATTCCGACCGCAAAACTCAAAAAAAGGGTTAGTCAGTTATGTCAACAATACGGAATTAAATTTGTAGAGACTGAGGAGGCCAATACTTCCGCCGCTTCGTTTTTGGATAATGACACTCTCCCCAAACATGGTGAAAAACCCACAAACTGGAGAGCGTCAGGAAAGCGAGTTAAGCGCGGATTGTACCGAACGGCTAATAATTGGTATGTCAATTGTGATGCTCAAGCGGCAGCAAATATTATTCGCAAAGTAGCGGTAACACTTGGGTTAGACCTAAGTGGAATCGGTAGGGGGTCTTTGACTGCCCCCCAGAGAATACGTCTCTGGTCAGTTAAACAGAAGCGAAGTGGTGTGGTTTCAACCCACCACGTAGCATCAGTTTAG
- the bcp gene encoding thioredoxin-dependent thiol peroxidase, with protein sequence MTDIPQPGQISPNFTAINQDGNLVSLADFAGQWLVLYFYPKDDTPGCTTEAKDFSEYTQEFSNLGAKVVGVSVDSQQSHCKFIAKHNLSIILLSDPEHQVADAYGAWRLKKFMGKEYMGVERSTFAIAPDGTIAHTWAKVKAKGHAIAVLNRLQELTI encoded by the coding sequence ATGACCGATATCCCTCAGCCAGGGCAAATATCACCAAATTTTACTGCTATCAACCAGGATGGTAATTTAGTTAGTTTAGCCGATTTTGCCGGACAATGGCTGGTACTTTACTTTTACCCTAAAGATGATACGCCTGGGTGTACGACGGAAGCAAAGGATTTTAGCGAGTATACACAGGAGTTTAGCAACCTGGGAGCGAAGGTTGTCGGCGTGAGTGTTGATTCTCAACAGTCTCACTGCAAGTTTATTGCCAAACATAATTTGTCAATTATACTTCTGAGCGACCCCGAACATCAGGTTGCTGATGCTTATGGGGCGTGGCGATTGAAAAAGTTTATGGGGAAAGAGTATATGGGTGTCGAACGTTCTACTTTTGCGATCGCACCTGATGGAACTATCGCTCATACTTGGGCAAAAGTCAAAGCCAAAGGTCACGCGATCGCCGTTCTCAATCGTCTGCAAGAATTAACGATTTGA
- a CDS encoding HAD family hydrolase, with translation MLAAILYDLDGTIVNTDPLHFRIWQALLKEHGIEIDEEFYKNRMSGRLNPFIVRDLFPEFSSEEVIKFSDRKEAEFRELAAELTPIPGLLEVIAWADERGIKQAVVTNAPPENAKHMLSVLNLEHRFERVFVSQEIGMAKPDPEPYLYALAYFGLNAQQALVFEDSPSGIRSAVGAGISTVGIASSQTPSELYDLGVMLAIPDFKDSQLWKLLGKSGVGSGRVGVGEES, from the coding sequence ATGCTAGCAGCGATTCTCTACGATCTCGACGGTACGATTGTCAATACCGATCCACTGCACTTTCGCATATGGCAAGCACTCTTGAAAGAGCATGGTATAGAGATCGATGAAGAGTTCTATAAAAATCGCATGAGTGGCAGGCTGAATCCATTTATCGTGCGAGATTTATTTCCAGAATTCTCTTCTGAAGAGGTGATAAAATTTAGCGATCGCAAAGAAGCAGAGTTTCGCGAACTAGCAGCAGAATTGACACCAATACCGGGACTGTTAGAAGTGATTGCTTGGGCTGATGAAAGAGGAATCAAACAAGCCGTAGTCACAAATGCTCCTCCAGAAAACGCTAAGCACATGTTGAGCGTTTTGAACTTAGAACACAGATTCGAGCGGGTGTTTGTCTCGCAAGAAATCGGCATGGCAAAACCCGATCCTGAACCCTATCTCTACGCACTGGCTTACTTTGGCTTAAATGCTCAACAAGCACTTGTATTTGAAGACTCCCCTTCTGGCATTCGTTCCGCTGTGGGTGCGGGAATATCTACAGTAGGAATCGCCTCCTCTCAGACACCAAGCGAACTGTACGATCTGGGTGTTATGCTTGCCATTCCTGACTTTAAGGACTCGCAATTATGGAAACTGTTGGGTAAGTCGGGAGTCGGGAGTGGGAGAGTGGGAGTCGGGGAAGAGAGCTGA